A stretch of the uncultured Cohaesibacter sp. genome encodes the following:
- the araC gene encoding arabinose operon transcriptional regulator AraC translates to MDDHSKFDPSEDPQVQGLFKKLAYDTAPKAADEEVAPLFPGFQFDVKLVAGITPVERGGPLDFYIDRPNGMRGWIINLTVDGVGRVFDGPNSFTVEPGDLLLFPPEARHFYGRDFDADKWWHRWIYFQPRAFWKPWLDWHQVVDNVHILRKRDESKTSELFRLFVEVEKWAKSPDGLSVDLAFNRLEHILLQCARMTRSSNMETPTLDDRVLAACSLISANLDKPLSVKDIASHVCLSPSRLSHLFRKYIGTGVVQWRDGQRVQYAMQILRVTNVPIKSLSQMVGYEDPLYFSRVFRRHTGMSPRTFRDKSLHSISSNGTISPLPGDAIVQLPLRTD, encoded by the coding sequence ATGGACGATCATTCTAAATTTGATCCCAGTGAAGACCCCCAAGTTCAAGGCCTGTTCAAAAAACTTGCCTATGATACCGCCCCCAAAGCGGCTGATGAAGAGGTCGCGCCGCTTTTTCCGGGCTTTCAATTCGACGTCAAGCTCGTGGCTGGCATTACCCCGGTTGAACGCGGCGGACCACTGGATTTCTATATCGACCGCCCAAACGGCATGCGCGGCTGGATCATCAATCTCACGGTCGACGGGGTTGGACGGGTTTTTGATGGCCCCAATTCCTTCACGGTTGAACCCGGGGATCTGTTACTGTTTCCCCCTGAGGCGCGGCATTTCTATGGCCGGGATTTTGACGCCGACAAATGGTGGCATCGATGGATTTATTTCCAGCCGCGCGCCTTCTGGAAACCATGGCTAGACTGGCACCAGGTCGTCGATAACGTCCACATTCTTCGCAAACGCGACGAATCCAAAACCAGCGAGCTGTTTCGCCTCTTTGTCGAAGTGGAAAAATGGGCCAAGTCACCCGACGGCCTGTCAGTAGATCTGGCCTTCAACCGACTGGAACATATTCTGCTGCAATGCGCCCGGATGACCCGCTCATCGAATATGGAAACCCCGACCCTTGATGACCGTGTTCTGGCGGCCTGTTCGCTGATTTCCGCCAATCTCGACAAACCCCTGTCGGTCAAGGACATTGCCAGCCATGTCTGCCTGTCCCCCTCTCGCCTGTCTCATCTCTTCCGCAAATATATCGGCACCGGGGTGGTGCAATGGCGCGACGGGCAGCGGGTACAATATGCGATGCAAATCCTGCGGGTGACCAATGTGCCGATCAAATCCCTGTCCCAGATGGTCGGCTATGAAGACCCGCTATATTTCAGCCGGGTTTTCCGTCGCCATACAGGCATGAGCCCTCGCACATTCCGCGATAAGAGCCTGCACAGCATCTCCAGCAATGGCACCATCT
- a CDS encoding ribulokinase has protein sequence MAVEQQTCVLGLDFGSDSVRAVIVNVEGGDELAAAVAAYPRWAEGRFCEPTRQQFRQHPADYLEAMTAAVRDALLSMAPGKPKIIGIGVDTTGSSPMPVTADATALALQDGFATDPDAMCILWKDHTSVAEAEEINKLCHSDKFPDYTKYVGGIYSSEWYWAKILNVGRRNPEVFQAAASWVELCDWVPSVLTGVDDASKIVRSRCAAGHKALWHPEFGGLPSREFLTALDPCLGNLPSPLYHDTVTSDQPAGTLSSEWAGRLGLDADIPVAVGAFDCHMGAVGAGIEPYSLVRVMGTSTCDILIAPPEEVQDTLVHGICGQVPGSAMPGYIGFEAGQSSFGDVFAWFERVLMWNRRSNTKAGSLLPQLEEAAAQLPPGAYGERALDWLNGRRTPDADQTIKAILTGLHLGSTAPSIYRALIEATAFGSRAIVERFESEGIAVKSIVGIGGIARKSDLVSQICADVLNREISVVDSDECCARGAAIFAATAAGAYDDIEAAKTAMHSPVEKVFKPDPEAHKAYEAIYADYKRLGAFSEELSNRD, from the coding sequence ATGGCCGTTGAACAGCAGACCTGTGTCTTGGGTTTGGATTTTGGCTCGGACAGTGTCCGGGCAGTGATTGTCAATGTTGAGGGCGGCGATGAGCTTGCCGCCGCCGTGGCAGCCTATCCGCGATGGGCCGAAGGGCGCTTTTGCGAGCCGACACGACAGCAATTCCGTCAGCATCCGGCAGACTATCTGGAAGCTATGACCGCAGCGGTCCGAGACGCTCTTCTGTCGATGGCGCCGGGCAAGCCGAAAATTATTGGCATCGGGGTGGATACGACGGGCTCGTCGCCTATGCCTGTGACGGCAGATGCCACCGCGTTGGCGCTCCAGGATGGTTTTGCGACAGATCCGGATGCGATGTGCATTCTGTGGAAGGATCACACATCGGTTGCTGAAGCCGAGGAAATCAACAAGCTTTGCCATTCCGACAAGTTTCCTGATTATACCAAATATGTTGGCGGAATATATTCCTCTGAATGGTATTGGGCCAAGATCCTCAATGTCGGTCGGCGCAACCCGGAAGTCTTTCAGGCTGCAGCCAGCTGGGTTGAATTGTGTGATTGGGTGCCATCGGTGCTGACTGGGGTAGATGATGCATCAAAGATTGTCCGCAGTCGCTGTGCCGCTGGGCACAAGGCGCTTTGGCATCCTGAATTTGGTGGTTTGCCAAGCCGGGAATTTTTGACCGCGCTCGATCCATGTCTGGGTAATCTGCCTAGCCCGCTCTATCATGACACTGTGACGAGCGATCAGCCTGCGGGCACCTTGTCGAGTGAATGGGCCGGACGGCTGGGGCTGGATGCGGATATTCCGGTCGCGGTCGGGGCCTTTGATTGCCATATGGGGGCCGTTGGGGCCGGGATTGAGCCTTATTCACTGGTGCGCGTGATGGGGACGTCGACCTGCGATATCCTGATCGCACCGCCTGAAGAGGTGCAGGATACATTGGTGCATGGCATTTGCGGTCAAGTGCCGGGCAGTGCCATGCCGGGTTATATCGGCTTTGAGGCCGGGCAGTCGTCCTTTGGCGATGTTTTTGCCTGGTTCGAGCGGGTGCTGATGTGGAATCGGCGCAGCAATACCAAGGCGGGATCACTGTTGCCGCAGCTGGAAGAAGCAGCTGCCCAATTGCCTCCCGGAGCCTATGGCGAGCGGGCCCTTGATTGGTTGAATGGGCGGCGGACGCCCGATGCAGACCAGACGATCAAGGCGATCCTGACCGGGCTGCATCTGGGCTCGACGGCTCCGTCGATTTATCGGGCCTTGATCGAGGCAACGGCCTTTGGCTCGCGCGCAATCGTCGAGCGGTTTGAATCCGAAGGCATTGCGGTCAAGAGCATCGTTGGTATAGGCGGCATTGCCCGCAAGTCCGATCTTGTCTCGCAGATTTGTGCCGATGTGCTCAATCGTGAAATCAGCGTTGTCGACTCAGACGAATGTTGTGCGCGAGGCGCGGCGATCTTTGCTGCTACGGCAGCTGGGGCCTATGACGATATTGAAGCTGCGAAAACGGCCATGCACAGCCCGGTTGAGAAAGTCTTCAAACCCGATCCGGAAGCACACAAGGCCTATGAAGCCATTTATGCTGATTACAAGCGGCTGGGGGCCTTCTCCGAGGAGCTGTCAAACCGTGACTAA
- a CDS encoding antibiotic biosynthesis monooxygenase → MIAVIFEVYATEGRKDDYLAIAAAIRPILEEIDGFLSVERFQSLSDPNKLLSLSFFKTEEAVAQWRNLTAHRQAQSKGRTQGQEAVFDDYRLRVASVLRDYGKFDRAQVPQDSRKT, encoded by the coding sequence ATGATAGCGGTGATTTTCGAGGTCTATGCCACCGAGGGCCGCAAGGATGACTATCTTGCCATAGCCGCAGCAATCCGCCCAATACTCGAAGAGATTGATGGCTTTCTATCGGTTGAGCGATTTCAAAGCCTGAGCGACCCCAACAAGCTGCTCTCCTTGTCATTTTTCAAGACGGAAGAGGCAGTCGCCCAGTGGCGCAATCTGACCGCCCACCGCCAAGCTCAAAGCAAGGGACGCACACAAGGGCAAGAGGCTGTTTTTGACGATTATCGCCTGCGTGTCGCAAGCGTGCTGCGCGATTACGGCAAATTCGACCGGGCGCAAGTACCGCAAGACAGCCGCAAGACGTGA
- a CDS encoding NIPSNAP family protein gives MLTCIIRYHIDPTKKQHFIDYARNWGQAIPRCGADLIGYYAPHEGSSTLAYGIYNIPSLAAYETYRERLAADPLGRENYAFAQKEKFLLREDRTFLKCVSTPIYEGTKS, from the coding sequence ATGCTGACCTGCATCATCCGCTATCACATCGACCCGACCAAAAAGCAGCACTTCATCGACTATGCGCGCAATTGGGGTCAAGCCATTCCCCGCTGCGGCGCGGACCTGATCGGCTATTATGCACCCCATGAAGGCTCCTCGACGCTGGCTTATGGCATCTATAATATTCCGAGCCTCGCCGCTTATGAGACCTATCGCGAGCGGTTGGCTGCCGACCCGCTGGGACGGGAAAATTATGCCTTTGCCCAGAAGGAGAAGTTCCTGCTGCGCGAAGACAGGACCTTCCTCAAATGCGTTTCAACGCCCATTTATGAAGGAACCAAGTCATGA
- a CDS encoding winged helix-turn-helix domain-containing protein, whose translation MKEGPNIAQIAALIGDPARANMLTALMSGKALTASELAAEAGVTLQTASAHLSKLDKGGLLRPRKQGRYKYFSLANDDVAHVLEGLMGLAAGAGHLRKRTGPKDDALRRARVCYNHLAGDRGTQMFGSLIAQGHLAFDGDALFLTDAGAAFVADLGIDLDALSKGRASLCRECLDWSERRSHLAGSLGRAMLSHFEALGWLRRDQKTRVIAFSPKGEKAFAALFPKLPAA comes from the coding sequence ATGAAAGAAGGACCCAACATAGCCCAAATTGCTGCCCTGATCGGCGACCCGGCACGTGCCAACATGCTGACGGCCCTGATGTCAGGCAAGGCCCTGACCGCAAGCGAGTTGGCGGCTGAAGCCGGTGTGACCTTGCAGACGGCCAGCGCCCATCTGTCCAAGCTTGACAAGGGTGGCTTGTTGCGCCCGCGCAAACAGGGGCGATACAAATACTTCTCGCTGGCCAATGACGATGTCGCCCATGTGCTTGAAGGTCTGATGGGGCTTGCTGCGGGCGCGGGTCACTTGCGCAAGCGGACCGGGCCCAAGGACGATGCGCTGCGGCGGGCTCGGGTCTGCTATAATCATCTGGCGGGCGACAGGGGCACGCAAATGTTTGGCAGCCTCATTGCCCAAGGTCATTTGGCCTTTGATGGGGACGCGCTGTTTCTCACCGATGCGGGGGCTGCCTTTGTTGCTGATCTTGGCATTGATCTTGATGCTCTTAGCAAGGGACGGGCGTCGCTTTGCCGTGAATGCCTTGACTGGAGTGAGCGTCGGTCGCATTTGGCAGGCAGTCTTGGGCGAGCCATGCTTTCCCATTTCGAGGCTTTGGGCTGGCTCCGCCGGGATCAGAAAACCCGTGTCATTGCTTTCTCGCCAAAGGGGGAAAAGGCCTTTGCGGCTTTGTTTCCGAAGCTTCCGGCAGCTTGA
- a CDS encoding RnfH family protein — translation MNIGVAYVTPIHKVWIRMEMPDGCSVEEAITRSGVLTQFPDIDLSAQKVGIFGRIVRLSQTLEDGDRVEIYRPITVDPDQVERRDM, via the coding sequence ATGAATATTGGCGTTGCTTATGTCACCCCCATTCACAAGGTCTGGATCCGCATGGAAATGCCAGATGGCTGCTCGGTCGAAGAGGCGATCACCCGGTCCGGTGTCCTGACCCAATTCCCGGACATTGATCTCAGCGCGCAGAAGGTCGGAATCTTTGGTCGCATCGTCAGGCTCAGCCAAACACTGGAAGACGGCGACCGGGTCGAAATCTATCGCCCCATCACCGTCGATCCCGATCAGGTGGAACGCCGGGATATGTAA
- a CDS encoding electron transport complex subunit E, which produces MRYREITLEGLWTNTIVFSQTLALCPLLAVTSTATNGLGLGLATTAVLVASAFVIALLRNMIEPEIRIPAFVLIIAALVTIVDLYMNAYLHDLYKILGLFIPLIVTNCAILGRAESFASKAQILPAMFDGLMMGAGFTIALVLLGSVREILGSGTLFAGASLLLGPSLGFLELEVIPNYDGFLLFVLPPGGFILLGLILVGKRLIDKAIEERSKPQTIPEKPVGKQITL; this is translated from the coding sequence ATGCGCTACCGCGAGATCACATTGGAAGGCCTTTGGACAAACACCATCGTCTTCTCCCAGACCTTGGCCCTCTGCCCTCTGCTGGCAGTCACCAGTACCGCGACCAACGGCCTTGGCCTTGGACTGGCAACGACGGCGGTTCTGGTGGCTTCCGCCTTTGTCATTGCCTTGCTGCGCAACATGATCGAACCGGAAATTCGCATCCCGGCCTTCGTGCTGATCATCGCCGCTCTGGTTACCATCGTCGATCTCTATATGAATGCCTATCTGCACGATCTTTACAAGATTCTGGGCCTTTTCATTCCTCTGATCGTCACCAACTGCGCCATTCTTGGCCGCGCTGAAAGCTTTGCTTCCAAAGCCCAAATCCTGCCCGCCATGTTTGATGGCCTGATGATGGGAGCCGGCTTTACCATTGCGCTGGTGCTGCTCGGCTCGGTGCGCGAGATCCTCGGCTCCGGCACCTTGTTCGCGGGGGCTTCGCTGTTGTTGGGGCCGTCTCTGGGCTTTCTGGAGCTTGAAGTCATCCCCAATTATGACGGCTTTTTGCTGTTTGTCCTGCCCCCCGGCGGATTCATCTTGCTTGGCCTGATCCTTGTCGGCAAGCGCCTGATCGACAAGGCCATCGAGGAAAGGTCCAAACCTCAGACGATTCCTGAAAAGCCGGTTGGCAAGCAGATCACTCTATAG
- the rsxG gene encoding electron transport complex subunit RsxG yields MSGEAESNSAPEAVLADQQTGLTQKARAFGAWLGTRFEAIRSNPLYLALLLGFFSVVSALTLSSAFLATEAAIELRQKEDLQKSLSLVIPQTLHDNDLVASSFTLKSKDGEETLVYPAYRAGQIQAVAYQTTALGYGGPILILLGVDKDGQLLGVRVLQHSETPGLGDKIEASRSDWITRFDGLSLGSLLPEKWAVKKDGGQFDQFSGATITPRAVVRSVKHGLQFFEDHKSQLLARPSKQGKG; encoded by the coding sequence ATGAGCGGGGAGGCAGAAAGCAACAGCGCCCCAGAAGCGGTGCTTGCAGATCAGCAAACGGGCCTTACGCAAAAGGCCCGCGCGTTCGGCGCCTGGCTCGGTACGCGCTTTGAAGCTATCCGCAGCAATCCGCTCTATCTGGCCTTGTTGCTTGGCTTCTTTTCGGTTGTCAGCGCCCTGACCCTGTCATCGGCCTTTCTTGCCACCGAAGCCGCCATTGAGCTGCGCCAAAAGGAAGACCTGCAAAAGTCTCTCTCGCTGGTTATCCCTCAAACGCTCCACGACAATGATCTGGTTGCCTCTTCCTTCACCTTGAAAAGCAAAGATGGCGAAGAAACACTGGTCTATCCGGCCTATCGCGCAGGACAGATACAAGCCGTCGCCTATCAGACCACGGCCTTGGGCTATGGCGGCCCGATCCTGATCTTGCTCGGCGTTGACAAGGATGGCCAATTGCTTGGCGTCCGCGTTCTGCAGCATTCAGAAACCCCGGGGCTGGGCGACAAGATCGAAGCCAGCCGCAGCGACTGGATCACGCGCTTTGATGGCCTCTCCCTTGGCAGTCTCTTGCCTGAAAAGTGGGCGGTGAAAAAGGATGGCGGTCAGTTTGATCAATTTTCAGGTGCCACCATCACCCCGCGCGCCGTTGTCCGGTCGGTCAAGCACGGCCTCCAATTCTTCGAGGACCACAAATCGCAGCTGCTGGCCCGACCATCAAAACAAGGGAAAGGATAA
- a CDS encoding RnfABCDGE type electron transport complex subunit D, with product MSMIDVTSGPFLHSGASVSRTMGLVILALVPSTAFGLYLYGWPAITLFLVTISSALLFEAIALKLAGKPILPFLTDGSALLTGWLLAMTLPPWAPWWIGFLGSMIAILLAKHAFGGLGQNIFNPAIIARTVLLISFPVQMTQFLPPMPISSASAPNLVEGIGVVLKGHADMDALSGASLLGAIKTQLGQGETLSSILSGLFDLKAAAMGTIAGSMGETSALLALVGGLFLLATRVISWHIPVSMIAAMVALSSLCHSLNPDLYLGPDVHLLTGAFLFSAFFIATDYVTAPGTDMGKIIFGAGIGILTFVIRTWAAYPEGVAFAVLLMNATAPLIDAYVKPRIYGRTRKGTPLSYPPSTKSGDQSKGTRP from the coding sequence ATGAGCATGATCGACGTAACCAGTGGCCCATTCCTCCATTCCGGCGCGAGCGTCTCCCGCACGATGGGGCTTGTCATCCTTGCACTGGTGCCCTCAACGGCCTTTGGGCTGTATCTTTATGGCTGGCCAGCGATAACATTGTTTCTGGTAACGATCAGCTCCGCCCTTTTGTTCGAGGCTATCGCCCTCAAACTGGCGGGAAAGCCGATCCTGCCTTTTCTCACCGACGGCTCCGCACTGTTGACCGGTTGGCTGTTGGCCATGACGCTGCCCCCATGGGCCCCTTGGTGGATCGGATTTCTTGGCTCGATGATCGCTATCCTGCTGGCCAAGCATGCCTTTGGTGGCCTTGGGCAGAATATTTTCAACCCGGCGATAATTGCCCGCACCGTGCTGCTGATTTCCTTTCCGGTGCAAATGACCCAATTCCTCCCCCCCATGCCGATCAGCAGCGCCAGCGCGCCTAATCTGGTGGAAGGGATCGGCGTGGTCCTCAAGGGTCATGCTGACATGGATGCCCTGTCCGGTGCGTCCCTGCTTGGGGCCATCAAGACACAATTGGGACAGGGGGAAACCCTGTCCTCCATTCTGTCCGGCCTGTTTGACCTGAAAGCCGCAGCCATGGGTACGATTGCCGGATCCATGGGCGAAACGTCTGCACTTCTGGCCCTTGTTGGCGGGCTGTTTCTGCTCGCCACCCGCGTGATCAGCTGGCACATCCCAGTCTCGATGATCGCGGCGATGGTTGCGCTTTCCAGCCTTTGCCACAGCCTCAACCCCGATCTCTATCTTGGGCCGGATGTGCATCTGCTGACCGGAGCCTTCCTCTTCTCGGCCTTTTTCATTGCGACGGATTATGTCACCGCACCGGGAACCGATATGGGCAAGATCATTTTCGGGGCAGGCATCGGAATCCTCACATTTGTCATCCGGACATGGGCAGCCTATCCCGAAGGAGTCGCTTTTGCAGTTCTGTTGATGAACGCCACCGCGCCGCTGATCGATGCCTATGTCAAACCGCGCATCTATGGCCGCACCCGCAAAGGCACCCCGCTCAGCTATCCCCCAAGCACCAAATCCGGCGATCAGTCAAAAGGAACAAGGCCATGA
- the rsxC gene encoding electron transport complex subunit RsxC, translated as MKLFKIKGGIHPKGRKEATADKAIRPIPLPTMLRIPLQQHIGAPANALVEKGDQVKKGQLLAKARGAVSANIHAPTSGRVIAIGRFIAPHASGLPGITITLRPDGEEAWTDLPPPLDPDTASIDELAKRVADCGIVGLGGATFPSGVKLNLRNRYDLKLLVINAAECEPYLTCDDRLMRERATDVLSGVRIMARTLEVERAIIAIESNKPEAATALKAAAKAKGDPAIEIVEVPARYPMGSEKHLVQTLTGKETPARALTADIGVVVHNVATAYAIQQAVCHGRPLISRIVTLSGEAMAESGNFEILLGTPVSHLIEQSGGFAHEPDRLIIGGPMMGQPLSSMRAPIIKGINGILALGQKQKQAPPPPMPCIRCTACASACPCGLTPFDMAQRIRSDDLESALDIGLLDCIGCGSCAYVCPSKIPLVQYFNYAKGSLTAKQRAEHKQEETKRLVQKRDARMEKMRREKQAAMARMKAERAAKKKKEEQEKQAATAALGAEASDKIKVEA; from the coding sequence ATGAAACTGTTCAAGATCAAAGGCGGTATCCACCCCAAGGGGCGCAAGGAAGCAACGGCCGACAAAGCGATCCGCCCAATTCCCCTGCCAACCATGCTCCGGATCCCTCTGCAACAGCATATTGGAGCACCGGCCAATGCTCTGGTCGAAAAGGGGGATCAGGTCAAAAAGGGGCAATTACTGGCCAAGGCCCGTGGCGCGGTGTCGGCCAATATCCACGCGCCGACGTCCGGCCGCGTCATTGCCATTGGCCGTTTCATCGCCCCCCATGCGTCTGGCCTGCCCGGCATCACCATCACCTTGCGCCCTGATGGCGAAGAAGCATGGACTGATTTGCCGCCACCCCTTGACCCGGACACGGCGTCCATTGACGAGTTGGCCAAGCGGGTCGCTGATTGTGGCATTGTCGGCTTGGGCGGGGCGACCTTCCCCTCCGGGGTCAAACTCAATCTGCGCAATCGCTATGACCTCAAACTGCTCGTCATCAATGCCGCCGAATGCGAACCCTATTTGACGTGCGATGATCGCCTGATGCGTGAGCGCGCCACGGATGTTTTGAGCGGCGTGCGTATCATGGCCCGCACGCTAGAGGTTGAACGCGCGATCATCGCCATCGAATCCAACAAGCCCGAAGCAGCCACCGCATTGAAGGCCGCCGCCAAGGCAAAAGGAGACCCGGCGATCGAGATTGTCGAAGTGCCCGCCCGCTATCCCATGGGTTCGGAAAAGCATCTGGTCCAGACCTTGACCGGCAAGGAAACCCCGGCCCGCGCCCTGACTGCCGATATCGGTGTTGTGGTCCATAATGTCGCCACCGCCTATGCCATTCAGCAGGCGGTCTGTCATGGCCGCCCTCTCATATCACGCATTGTCACGCTCAGCGGTGAAGCTATGGCTGAAAGCGGCAATTTTGAGATCTTGCTTGGCACACCGGTCTCCCATCTGATCGAACAATCCGGCGGCTTTGCCCATGAGCCGGATCGCCTGATTATCGGCGGACCAATGATGGGCCAGCCCCTTTCCAGCATGCGCGCACCAATCATCAAGGGGATCAACGGCATTTTGGCGCTGGGGCAAAAACAGAAACAGGCCCCACCACCACCCATGCCCTGCATTCGCTGCACCGCCTGTGCGTCTGCCTGCCCTTGTGGCCTCACGCCCTTCGACATGGCTCAGCGAATCCGCAGTGACGATCTTGAAAGTGCCCTCGACATCGGCCTGCTCGATTGTATCGGCTGCGGCTCCTGCGCCTATGTCTGCCCGTCGAAAATCCCCCTTGTCCAATATTTCAATTATGCCAAGGGCAGCCTGACTGCCAAACAGCGCGCCGAGCACAAACAGGAAGAGACCAAACGTCTGGTGCAAAAACGCGATGCGCGCATGGAAAAGATGCGGCGTGAAAAACAGGCCGCCATGGCCCGAATGAAGGCGGAGCGCGCGGCAAAAAAGAAAAAGGAAGAGCAGGAAAAACAAGCCGCCACTGCCGCTCTGGGCGCTGAGGCAAGTGACAAAATCAAGGTTGAAGCATGA
- a CDS encoding RnfABCDGE type electron transport complex subunit B, with translation MMEATITLLTLGLVLGGCLGLAALYLRVEGNPIASELETMMPGTNCGQCGFLGCAAAANALAAKEASVTLCPPGGKTLAAGLADKLGIEADLSDVGDSGPMIAFVFEDLCIGCTKCIKRCPTDAIIGASKQLHGVVDDACTGCQKCADACPTGAITMRRENATLQTWHWPKPDLPLAS, from the coding sequence ATGATGGAAGCAACGATAACCCTGTTGACGCTGGGGCTGGTGTTGGGTGGATGCCTGGGCCTTGCCGCCCTCTATTTACGCGTCGAGGGCAACCCCATCGCAAGCGAGCTGGAAACCATGATGCCCGGCACCAATTGCGGCCAATGCGGCTTTTTGGGTTGTGCGGCCGCCGCCAATGCGCTGGCGGCCAAAGAAGCAAGCGTCACCCTGTGCCCACCCGGCGGCAAAACGCTGGCTGCAGGCCTCGCCGACAAATTGGGCATCGAGGCTGATCTGTCCGATGTCGGCGACAGCGGGCCAATGATTGCCTTTGTCTTTGAAGATCTCTGCATCGGCTGCACCAAATGCATCAAGAGATGCCCGACCGACGCGATCATCGGCGCCTCCAAGCAATTGCACGGAGTGGTCGATGATGCCTGCACCGGGTGCCAAAAATGCGCCGATGCCTGCCCCACCGGAGCCATCACCATGCGCAGGGAAAATGCCACCCTGCAAACATGGCATTGGCCTAAACCCGATTTGCCCTTGGCAAGCTGA
- the rsxA gene encoding electron transport complex subunit RsxA, translated as MENLLLILLETALVNNVVLVKFLGLCPFLGVSNKLSSAIGMGFATTFVLTIAATASWTIERMVLQPFGLGYLRILTLILVIASVVQFTELAIKKLSPFLHQGLGIFLPLITTNCAVLGVALLNIQEQHSFLESLLFGFGAAMGFTLVLVLFAGLRERLKFADVPAIFSGTPIAFLTAGFLSLSFMGFAGLVSH; from the coding sequence ATGGAAAATTTGTTGCTCATTCTGCTGGAAACCGCACTGGTCAACAATGTTGTACTGGTCAAGTTTCTCGGGCTTTGTCCGTTCCTTGGGGTGTCGAACAAATTGTCCTCGGCCATCGGCATGGGATTTGCCACCACCTTTGTGCTGACCATTGCCGCAACGGCCAGTTGGACAATCGAACGTATGGTGCTCCAGCCCTTCGGCCTTGGCTATCTGCGCATCCTCACGCTTATTCTGGTGATCGCCTCTGTTGTGCAATTCACCGAATTGGCAATCAAGAAGCTATCGCCCTTTCTGCATCAGGGCTTGGGTATTTTCCTGCCGCTGATCACCACCAATTGCGCGGTTCTGGGCGTCGCCCTTCTCAACATTCAAGAACAGCATTCCTTTCTCGAAAGCCTGTTGTTTGGCTTTGGTGCAGCCATGGGCTTCACCCTGGTGCTGGTGCTGTTTGCTGGTTTGCGTGAGCGACTGAAATTCGCCGACGTGCCCGCAATCTTCTCAGGCACCCCCATTGCCTTTCTGACTGCCGGTTTCCTCAGCCTGTCCTTCATGGGCTTTGCCGGGCTTGTCTCTCACTAG
- a CDS encoding ATP-binding protein, with amino-acid sequence MSDLSIKQMSVPVISANPALGASSGPSKECATQCQLVDFQKQQYEKARLHAIRARMAETEMEYRTREMIDGALYLLQKPLNVVQAMANNLNRCDWKSKEHQCTPMEYALDEALESGHAAIETLRLSEPDKKHVVHGPVNVNEAIRDCLVIMADDLAYNGILVDWRAKSDLPMTYGDEIGLRILLRILLSNAIVAVGQEGAKGRDVSIRSTTAPDGMIEICIHDSGPGIEKSMRSKVFEPFFTAWRGTKHRSGIGLAIAHQILTELHGEMEIRSNGSPGCFLCITMPAC; translated from the coding sequence ATGTCAGACCTATCAATCAAGCAAATGTCAGTGCCGGTTATTTCCGCCAACCCTGCTCTGGGCGCTTCGAGCGGCCCTTCGAAGGAATGCGCGACCCAATGCCAATTGGTCGACTTTCAGAAGCAGCAATATGAAAAAGCAAGGCTGCATGCGATCCGGGCGCGTATGGCGGAGACCGAGATGGAATATCGCACCCGCGAGATGATCGATGGGGCGCTCTATCTTTTGCAGAAGCCGCTGAATGTGGTGCAGGCCATGGCAAACAATCTCAATCGCTGTGACTGGAAGAGCAAAGAACACCAGTGCACTCCAATGGAATATGCCCTTGATGAAGCGTTGGAGTCCGGGCATGCGGCGATTGAGACCCTGAGGCTATCCGAGCCGGACAAGAAGCATGTGGTCCATGGGCCGGTCAATGTGAATGAAGCCATTCGCGATTGCCTTGTCATCATGGCCGATGATCTTGCCTATAATGGCATTCTTGTTGACTGGCGAGCCAAGTCCGATCTGCCAATGACCTATGGCGATGAAATCGGGCTGAGAATCCTGCTTCGCATCTTGCTGTCCAACGCGATTGTCGCGGTGGGGCAAGAGGGTGCCAAGGGGCGGGATGTTTCCATTCGCTCCACAACGGCACCAGATGGCATGATCGAGATTTGTATCCATGACAGTGGCCCTGGCATAGAAAAATCCATGCGTTCCAAAGTATTTGAGCCCTTTTTCACTGCTTGGCGAGGGACCAAGCATCGCTCGGGTATCGGGTTGGCAATTGCCCATCAGATTTTAACCGAACTCCATGGGGAGATGGAGATCAGAAGCAACGGCAGCCCAGGCTGCTTCCTCTGCATCACAATGCCTGCTTGTTGA